A stretch of the Actinotalea sp. JY-7876 genome encodes the following:
- a CDS encoding AEC family transporter, with the protein MGAVLAALGTMAAIAVVGWLLARSRALGPHAEQVLARAVFVIAAPSLLAVTIARADLALLLSRQALVIAATTLVVVAVAAAVLRGLWKRPVGEATIGTLAASYVNAGNLGIPIAVYLLGDAVAVVPTLLFQLLVLAPVAFTILDAQAERDPVREHAASGGQEPVADAADDVAAPARGRGLGRARRVLARTLRNPIIIGALTGVVLSVLPWDVPDVVLEPFRLIGAAAAPLALLTFGMSVAGLGRGADRDRSRPRELALVVVLRSVVHPLLAILLGRALGLEGVELLAVGTMAALPTAQNVLVYAVQYDRGRALARDAGLVTTLLALPVLLGIAALLS; encoded by the coding sequence ATGGGCGCCGTCCTCGCCGCCCTGGGCACCATGGCGGCGATCGCCGTCGTCGGGTGGCTGCTCGCGCGGTCGCGCGCGCTCGGGCCGCACGCCGAGCAGGTGCTCGCGCGCGCGGTGTTCGTCATCGCCGCGCCGAGCCTGCTGGCCGTGACGATCGCCCGCGCCGACCTGGCCCTGCTGCTCTCGCGCCAGGCGCTGGTCATCGCGGCGACCACGCTCGTCGTCGTCGCCGTGGCGGCGGCCGTGCTGCGCGGGCTGTGGAAGCGGCCCGTGGGCGAGGCGACGATCGGCACGCTCGCCGCCTCGTACGTCAACGCCGGCAACCTCGGCATCCCGATCGCGGTCTACCTGCTGGGGGACGCGGTCGCCGTCGTGCCGACGCTCCTGTTCCAGCTGCTCGTGCTCGCGCCCGTCGCGTTCACGATCCTGGACGCCCAGGCCGAGCGGGACCCGGTGCGCGAGCACGCGGCGTCGGGCGGGCAGGAGCCGGTCGCCGACGCGGCCGACGACGTCGCCGCCCCGGCCCGCGGCCGGGGCCTGGGCCGGGCGCGCCGGGTCCTGGCCCGCACCCTGCGCAACCCGATCATCATCGGCGCGCTCACCGGCGTCGTGCTGTCCGTCCTTCCGTGGGACGTGCCCGACGTCGTGCTCGAGCCCTTTCGGCTCATCGGCGCCGCCGCGGCCCCCCTCGCGCTGCTGACGTTCGGCATGTCCGTCGCCGGCCTGGGGCGCGGCGCGGACCGCGACCGCAGCCGCCCGCGCGAGCTCGCGCTCGTCGTCGTGCTGCGCTCGGTGGTCCACCCCCTGCTCGCGATCCTGCTGGGCCGCGCCCTGGGTCTCGAGGGCGTCGAGCTGCTGGCGGTCGGCACGATGGCGGCGCTGCCGACCGCGCAGAACGTGCTGGTCTACGCCGTGCAGTACGACCGCGGCCGCGCACTCGCACGGGACGCCGGGCTCGTCACGACCCTGCTCGCGCTGCCCGTCCTGCTCGGGATCGCCGCCCTGCTCTCCTGA
- a CDS encoding RNA polymerase sigma factor, which produces MSRVDAREAAARAHREEWARLVGLLVRRFGDLDIAEDAAAEAFAAAVERWPVDGVPDRPGAWLTTTAMRKAVDRVRRESRREAKQLEASALHAADPPAPAGPSGPLGDDRLRLVLLCCDPVLSPAARVTLTLRLVGGLTVPEIARALLVQEDAVGRRITRAKAALRATAREYRPPSAAELPGRVADVLTVLLLVFDEGYLATASGPLRPELTAEAIRLARLLHDLLPDDGEVTGLLALMLLTDARRPARVSASGDLLALDEQDRGAWDTALLAEGHRLVRERLAAGVPPGRYQLLAAVNAVHTCARDVRDTDWSQVLALYDQLVRLDPSPVVALNRAVAVAELDGAQVALAQLEPLAAALAGYQPFHATRAELLARLGRTREADEAYDCAVALCPNAAQAAALGRRRAALADARSWPAH; this is translated from the coding sequence GTGAGCCGCGTGGACGCCCGCGAGGCGGCCGCGCGGGCCCACCGCGAGGAGTGGGCCCGCCTGGTCGGGCTCCTCGTGCGGCGCTTCGGCGACCTCGACATCGCGGAGGACGCGGCGGCGGAGGCCTTCGCCGCCGCGGTGGAGCGCTGGCCGGTCGACGGCGTCCCCGACCGGCCCGGCGCGTGGCTGACGACCACGGCGATGCGCAAGGCGGTGGACCGCGTGCGGCGCGAGAGCAGGCGCGAGGCCAAGCAGCTCGAGGCGTCCGCCCTGCACGCCGCCGACCCGCCCGCGCCTGCCGGTCCGTCGGGCCCACTGGGCGACGACCGGCTGCGCCTGGTCCTCCTGTGCTGCGACCCTGTGCTGTCCCCGGCGGCGCGCGTGACGCTGACGCTGCGCCTCGTCGGAGGGCTGACGGTCCCCGAGATCGCGCGAGCCCTCCTGGTGCAGGAGGACGCCGTCGGGCGCCGGATCACGCGGGCCAAGGCCGCGCTCAGGGCGACGGCCCGCGAGTACCGTCCGCCGTCCGCTGCGGAGCTCCCCGGTCGGGTGGCGGACGTGCTCACCGTGCTGCTCCTGGTGTTCGACGAGGGGTACCTGGCGACCGCGTCCGGACCGCTCCGGCCGGAGCTGACGGCCGAGGCGATCCGCCTGGCCCGCCTGCTGCACGACCTGCTGCCGGACGACGGCGAGGTGACCGGGCTGCTCGCGCTCATGCTCCTCACGGACGCGCGGCGGCCCGCGAGGGTCTCGGCGAGCGGTGACCTCCTGGCGCTCGACGAGCAGGACCGCGGGGCGTGGGACACCGCCCTGCTCGCCGAGGGGCACCGCCTGGTGCGGGAGCGGCTGGCGGCCGGCGTGCCACCCGGCCGCTACCAGCTGCTGGCCGCGGTCAACGCCGTGCACACCTGCGCGCGGGACGTCCGCGACACCGACTGGTCGCAGGTCCTGGCCCTGTACGACCAGCTCGTGCGTCTCGACCCCTCGCCGGTCGTCGCGCTGAACCGGGCGGTGGCGGTGGCCGAGCTCGACGGCGCGCAGGTGGCGCTGGCCCAGCTGGAGCCGCTCGCCGCGGCGCTGGCCGGGTACCAGCCCTTCCATGCCACGCGCGCCGAGCTGCTGGCCCGCCTCGGCCGGACGCGCGAGGCGGACGAGGCCTACGACTGTGCCGTCGCCCTGTGCCCGAACGCGGCGCAGGCGGCGGCCCTCGGGCGGCGCCGCGCGGCGCTCGCGGACGCCCGGTCCTGGCCAGCCCATTGA
- a CDS encoding ABC transporter substrate-binding protein → MTARTTRPPARRRTAAAALVMCAATALAACSGADADPQEPTASGDEQEQVRLRFSWWGNDNRHQTTEQVLDLFEEKYPHIEVVGEYSDWGGYWDKLSTSVAAGDAPDVITQEERYLREYGSRGVLADLAELDAIGTDDLDPSVASAGEFEGALYGIPTGTLTAAVLADPATFEVAGVPMPDEDTWTWQDYVDTAVAISAATPEGTYGAQDHGFSEVAFAIYARQHGEELYAQDGTLGFETQTLADFFEMSVELRDSGGTPPASTSIEINADSTRSLMATGTGGMGVWWTSQLGPTEDASGRTLELLRMPGETAGERTGMYVKPSMYYSISADSEHPEEAALLVDFLLNDVEAGRLILSDRGLPVNLEVRAALESDFTDADRRAAEFMERVAPTIEDSLNTPPIGAGEVAGIMARMNEQVLFDRLTPQEAAEQFVSEVEAVIG, encoded by the coding sequence ATGACGGCACGTACCACCCGCCCGCCCGCCCGCCGCCGCACCGCCGCCGCGGCGCTCGTGATGTGCGCCGCCACCGCCCTGGCGGCGTGCAGCGGCGCCGACGCCGACCCGCAGGAGCCGACGGCGTCGGGTGACGAGCAGGAGCAGGTCCGCCTGCGGTTCTCCTGGTGGGGCAACGACAACCGCCACCAGACGACCGAGCAGGTGCTCGACCTGTTCGAGGAGAAGTACCCCCACATCGAGGTGGTCGGCGAGTACTCCGACTGGGGCGGCTACTGGGACAAGCTGTCCACGTCCGTCGCCGCGGGGGACGCGCCCGACGTCATCACCCAGGAGGAGCGGTACCTGCGCGAGTACGGCTCGCGCGGCGTGCTGGCGGACCTGGCCGAGCTCGACGCGATCGGCACGGACGACCTGGACCCGAGCGTCGCCAGCGCCGGCGAGTTCGAGGGTGCCCTCTACGGCATCCCGACCGGGACGCTGACCGCTGCCGTCCTCGCCGACCCGGCCACGTTCGAGGTTGCCGGCGTGCCGATGCCCGACGAGGACACGTGGACGTGGCAGGACTACGTCGACACCGCCGTGGCCATCAGCGCGGCGACGCCCGAGGGCACCTACGGCGCGCAGGACCACGGCTTCAGCGAGGTCGCCTTCGCGATCTACGCGCGGCAGCACGGCGAGGAGCTCTACGCGCAGGACGGGACGCTCGGCTTCGAGACGCAGACCCTGGCCGACTTCTTCGAGATGTCGGTCGAGCTGCGGGACTCGGGCGGCACCCCGCCCGCGTCGACGTCGATCGAGATCAACGCGGACTCCACGCGCTCGCTGATGGCCACGGGCACCGGCGGCATGGGCGTGTGGTGGACCAGCCAGCTCGGCCCGACCGAGGACGCCTCGGGCCGCACGCTCGAGCTGCTGCGGATGCCGGGCGAGACGGCCGGTGAGCGCACGGGCATGTACGTCAAGCCGTCGATGTACTACTCGATCTCGGCCGACAGCGAGCACCCCGAGGAGGCTGCGCTCCTGGTCGACTTCCTCCTGAACGACGTCGAGGCCGGCCGGCTCATCCTGTCCGACCGCGGGCTGCCCGTGAACCTCGAGGTGCGTGCCGCCCTGGAGAGCGACTTCACCGACGCGGACCGCCGGGCCGCGGAGTTCATGGAGCGCGTCGCGCCGACCATCGAGGACAGCCTCAACACCCCGCCCATCGGCGCCGGAGAGGTGGCCGGGATCATGGCCCGCATGAACGAGCAGGTCCTGTTCGACCGGCTCACGCCGCAGGAGGCCGCCGAGCAGTTCGTCTCCGAGGTCGAGGCGGTGATCGGCTGA
- a CDS encoding ABC transporter substrate-binding protein, whose protein sequence is MRPTRGTHRNRRTARALGAGLATGVLLLTAACSGDAGAGAGDGPTDGAEEPADDYDPDAPATIRFVWWGNEERAAMTNAAVDAFEAANPNITVETESVDFTSYFDRLATGVAAGDEPDVITMGGAYPREYGDRGVLLDLATVSDHLDLSSLDEGALSNGFFSDTQYGVPTGVNTFGLIVNPAVFEAAGVDLPDDETWDWDDFAEIAEEISANTPEGTYGTEDPTSPDVLDLYANQHTGEGLYDENGVVIEPDIVEQWFEMTSGLMESGASPQASLTAELAGQAAPEQTLIGRGLAGMKFGWSNLLTAYSSAAGQDMIMMLPPGESNHEGPGTWLQASQLYTISANSEHPEASAKLIDFLVNSTEAADFIGANRGVPANPTLREHLSADLEPVQQTEYDFIERMAEHVDGHFVIGPTGSTESVAILTRLNDAVLFGQIDPAQAGEQFVTELTSATS, encoded by the coding sequence ATGCGACCCACACGAGGAACCCACCGGAACCGCCGCACCGCACGCGCGCTGGGGGCCGGCCTGGCGACCGGCGTCCTGCTGCTCACCGCCGCCTGCTCGGGCGACGCCGGCGCGGGCGCGGGCGACGGGCCGACCGACGGCGCCGAGGAGCCGGCAGACGACTACGACCCGGACGCCCCGGCCACCATCCGCTTCGTCTGGTGGGGCAACGAGGAGCGCGCCGCCATGACCAACGCGGCGGTCGACGCCTTCGAGGCGGCGAACCCCAACATCACGGTGGAGACGGAGTCCGTCGACTTCACCTCCTACTTCGACCGCCTGGCGACCGGCGTCGCGGCGGGCGACGAGCCCGACGTCATCACGATGGGCGGCGCCTACCCGCGCGAGTACGGCGACCGCGGCGTGCTGCTCGACCTCGCGACGGTCTCGGACCACCTCGACCTCTCCTCGCTCGACGAGGGCGCCCTGTCCAACGGGTTCTTCAGCGACACCCAGTACGGCGTCCCCACGGGCGTCAACACCTTCGGTCTCATCGTCAACCCCGCGGTCTTCGAGGCCGCGGGCGTCGACCTGCCCGACGACGAGACGTGGGACTGGGACGACTTCGCGGAGATCGCGGAGGAGATCTCGGCGAACACGCCCGAGGGGACCTACGGCACCGAGGACCCGACGTCCCCCGACGTCCTGGACCTCTACGCCAACCAGCACACCGGCGAGGGCCTCTACGACGAGAACGGCGTCGTCATCGAGCCGGACATCGTCGAGCAGTGGTTCGAGATGACGAGCGGGCTCATGGAGTCGGGCGCCTCGCCCCAGGCCAGCCTCACGGCCGAGCTCGCCGGCCAGGCGGCGCCCGAGCAGACGCTCATCGGCCGCGGCCTCGCGGGCATGAAGTTCGGCTGGTCCAACCTGCTCACCGCGTACAGCTCGGCGGCGGGCCAGGACATGATCATGATGCTGCCCCCGGGCGAGTCGAACCACGAGGGTCCGGGGACCTGGCTCCAGGCGTCGCAGCTCTACACGATCAGCGCCAACAGCGAGCACCCGGAGGCGTCGGCCAAGCTCATCGACTTCCTGGTGAACTCGACCGAGGCGGCGGACTTCATCGGCGCCAACCGCGGCGTCCCGGCGAACCCGACCCTCCGCGAGCACCTCTCGGCGGACCTCGAGCCCGTCCAGCAGACGGAGTACGACTTCATCGAGCGGATGGCCGAGCACGTCGACGGCCACTTCGTCATCGGCCCGACGGGCTCGACCGAGAGCGTCGCGATCCTCACTCGGCTGAACGACGCCGTGCTGTTCGGGCAGATCGACCCCGCGCAGGCCGGCGAGCAGTTCGTCACCGAGCTGACCTCGGCGACGTCCTGA
- a CDS encoding YciI family protein, which translates to MRYVISVIDDTTGSATAAEMAAVDAFNDRLRADGHWVFAAGLGAPATAAVVDGRSGAEPLVTDGPFLESKEYLAGFWIVEAPSREVALELAAQGSRHCHRRVELRPLLGG; encoded by the coding sequence GTGCGGTACGTGATCTCGGTGATCGACGACACGACAGGCTCCGCGACCGCGGCCGAGATGGCCGCCGTCGACGCGTTCAACGACCGGCTGCGGGCCGACGGCCACTGGGTCTTCGCCGCCGGCCTCGGCGCGCCGGCCACGGCGGCGGTGGTCGACGGCCGGTCGGGGGCCGAGCCGCTCGTCACCGACGGGCCGTTCCTCGAGTCGAAGGAGTACCTCGCCGGCTTCTGGATCGTCGAGGCCCCCAGCCGGGAGGTCGCGCTCGAGCTGGCGGCGCAGGGCTCGCGGCACTGCCACCGCCGGGTCGAGCTGCGGCCCCTGCTCGGGGGGTGA
- the recQ gene encoding DNA helicase RecQ, whose amino-acid sequence MPTSPEQSPSAPDLAWDVSYDDEPPYDPEYDAAPPPDASPPPPSRARPAPAATAPVARAATAPARPRAAERVGPAPTPLEVLREVWGYDSFRGEQAAIIDTVVAGGDALVLMPTGSGKSLCYQVPALVRPGTGVVVSPLIALMQDQVDALSAAGVRAGFLNSTQDPTQRREVERAYVEGDLDLLYLAPERLRVPSTLELLDRGEIALFAIDEAHCVSQWGHDFRPDYLQLSVLHERWPAVPRIALTATATETTHREIAERLDLREESGAKHFVASFDRPNIQYRIVPKASPRQQLLDLLRTEHAGDAGIVYCLSRASVEQTAEFLSAQGITALPYHAGLDRRVRAANQSRFLREDGLVMVATIAFGMGIDKPDVRFVAHLDLPKSVEGYYQETGRAGRDGLPSTAWLAYGLQDVVQQRRMIDQSEGDAAHRRRLSAHLDAMLALCETAGCRRVQLLAYFGQASEPCGNCDTCLSPPDTWDGTVATQKLLSTVVRLDQRGQRYGAGHLVDILLGRETPRVQQLGHASLSVFGVGADLSEPEWRGVVRQVLAQGLLGVDGDGYGTLRLTDAGAEVLRGTRTVALRHEAARPARVRSSRRAPTAAAPELTSEATDVFEQLRAWRAATAKEQGVPAYVVFHDATLREIATRLPSTLEELGSVSGVGAAKLERYGRTLLAALGGDGSAGDGDGTPGADEPDAPPARGAEPAGTA is encoded by the coding sequence GTGCCCACGTCCCCCGAGCAGTCGCCGTCGGCGCCCGACCTGGCATGGGACGTCTCGTACGACGACGAGCCGCCCTACGACCCGGAGTACGACGCCGCGCCCCCGCCCGATGCGTCCCCGCCGCCCCCGTCCCGGGCACGGCCGGCGCCCGCGGCGACGGCGCCGGTAGCGCGCGCAGCAACCGCACCGGCGCGCCCGCGCGCCGCGGAGCGCGTCGGCCCGGCGCCCACGCCCCTCGAGGTCCTGCGGGAGGTCTGGGGCTACGACAGCTTCCGCGGCGAGCAGGCCGCGATCATCGACACCGTCGTGGCGGGCGGCGACGCCCTCGTCCTCATGCCCACCGGCTCGGGCAAGTCGCTCTGCTACCAGGTGCCAGCGCTCGTCCGCCCGGGCACGGGCGTCGTCGTCTCCCCGCTCATCGCCCTCATGCAGGACCAGGTCGACGCGCTGTCGGCGGCCGGCGTGCGCGCGGGCTTCCTCAACTCGACGCAGGACCCGACGCAGCGCCGCGAGGTCGAGCGCGCGTACGTCGAGGGCGACCTGGACCTGCTCTACCTCGCACCCGAGCGCCTGCGCGTGCCGTCGACGCTCGAGCTCCTCGACCGAGGCGAGATCGCGCTGTTCGCGATCGACGAGGCGCACTGCGTGTCCCAGTGGGGGCACGACTTCCGTCCCGACTACCTGCAGCTGTCGGTGCTGCACGAGCGCTGGCCGGCGGTCCCGCGGATCGCGCTCACCGCCACGGCGACGGAGACGACGCACCGCGAGATCGCGGAGCGCCTCGACCTGCGCGAGGAGTCCGGCGCCAAGCACTTCGTCGCGAGCTTCGACCGGCCCAACATCCAGTACCGCATCGTGCCCAAGGCGAGCCCGCGTCAGCAGCTGCTCGACCTGCTGCGCACGGAGCACGCGGGCGACGCCGGCATCGTCTACTGCCTGAGCCGCGCGTCGGTCGAGCAGACGGCCGAGTTCCTCAGCGCGCAGGGCATCACGGCCCTGCCGTACCACGCGGGCCTGGACCGGCGCGTGCGTGCCGCCAACCAGTCGCGGTTCCTGCGCGAGGACGGCCTGGTCATGGTCGCGACCATCGCGTTCGGCATGGGCATCGACAAGCCGGACGTGCGCTTCGTGGCCCACCTGGATCTGCCCAAGTCCGTCGAGGGCTACTACCAGGAGACCGGGCGCGCGGGCCGCGATGGCCTCCCGTCGACCGCCTGGCTCGCCTACGGCCTGCAGGACGTCGTCCAGCAGCGCCGGATGATCGACCAGTCCGAGGGCGACGCCGCCCACCGCCGCCGGCTGTCCGCGCACCTGGACGCCATGCTCGCGCTCTGCGAGACCGCGGGCTGCCGCCGCGTGCAGCTGCTCGCGTACTTCGGCCAGGCCTCCGAGCCGTGCGGCAACTGCGACACGTGCCTCTCGCCGCCCGACACGTGGGACGGCACCGTCGCCACGCAGAAGCTCCTGTCCACCGTGGTCCGCCTCGACCAGCGCGGCCAGCGCTACGGCGCGGGCCACCTCGTGGACATCCTGCTCGGCCGCGAGACGCCGCGCGTGCAGCAGCTCGGCCACGCGTCGCTGAGCGTGTTCGGCGTCGGCGCGGACCTGTCCGAGCCGGAGTGGCGCGGCGTCGTGCGGCAGGTCCTCGCGCAGGGCCTGCTCGGGGTCGACGGTGACGGCTACGGGACGCTGCGCCTGACCGACGCCGGCGCCGAGGTGCTCCGCGGCACGCGCACGGTCGCGCTCCGGCACGAGGCCGCGCGGCCCGCGCGCGTGCGCTCGTCGCGCCGCGCCCCGACGGCGGCAGCGCCCGAGCTCACGTCCGAGGCGACCGACGTCTTCGAGCAGCTGCGCGCCTGGCGCGCCGCGACGGCGAAGGAGCAGGGCGTGCCCGCGTACGTCGTCTTCCACGACGCGACGCTGCGCGAGATCGCGACCCGCCTGCCGAGCACGCTCGAGGAGCTCGGCTCGGTCAGCGGCGTCGGGGCGGCCAAGCTGGAGCGGTACGGCCGGACGCTGCTCGCGGCGCTCGGCGGCGACGGCTCGGCAGGCGACGGGGACGGCACCCCCGGGGCCGACGAGCCGGACGCGCCGCCCGCGCGGGGGGCCGAGCCGGCCGGCACCGCGTGA
- a CDS encoding Gfo/Idh/MocA family protein codes for MRRFAVVGTGARSQMYVDALVGAHADVGELVAWCEPNPGRADYADSLVRAAGRTELPVRYDVPDLERMIAEQRLDAVLVISPDWTHAEMTSRALRAGVDVVLEKPLTTTAEGCREIVAAVEESGKSVIMTFNYRYSPRNAALKEVISSGRIGRVTSVHFEWVLDTMHGADYFRRWHREKEHSAGLAVHKATHHFDLMNWWLDDVPEWVVASGALKFYGDANAAARGLGERPPRGTVDPPSTDPFALDLRNDPKLKALYWDAEQHDGYQRDRDVFAPGITIEDNISALVGYRGGPVMSYSLNAHSPWEGYRVSVNGTEGRAELDVVERAAVLAGPDGRLVLDASSVVDDVADSDLRRHGERLTVQRHWEKAEEVEIVNQRGGHGGGDALLLHDVFRGTGPDPLGRRAGYLDGLRSVAVGLAANISMAESRRVDVAELGLPL; via the coding sequence ATGCGCCGCTTCGCCGTGGTGGGGACCGGTGCCCGGTCCCAGATGTACGTGGACGCCCTGGTCGGCGCCCACGCCGACGTCGGGGAGCTGGTCGCCTGGTGCGAGCCCAACCCGGGCCGCGCCGACTACGCCGACTCGCTCGTCCGCGCGGCGGGCCGGACCGAGCTCCCGGTGCGCTACGACGTGCCGGACCTCGAGCGCATGATCGCCGAGCAGCGGCTCGATGCCGTGCTGGTGATCAGCCCGGACTGGACCCACGCCGAGATGACGTCGCGCGCCCTGCGCGCGGGCGTCGACGTCGTGCTCGAGAAGCCGCTGACGACGACGGCGGAGGGCTGCCGCGAGATCGTGGCGGCCGTCGAGGAGTCCGGCAAATCGGTGATCATGACGTTCAACTACCGGTACTCCCCGCGCAACGCCGCGCTCAAGGAGGTCATCTCCTCCGGGCGCATCGGCCGCGTGACGAGCGTGCACTTCGAGTGGGTGCTCGACACGATGCACGGCGCCGACTACTTCCGGCGCTGGCACCGGGAGAAGGAGCACTCCGCCGGGCTGGCCGTCCACAAGGCGACGCACCACTTCGATCTCATGAACTGGTGGCTCGACGACGTCCCGGAGTGGGTCGTCGCGTCCGGCGCGCTCAAGTTCTACGGCGACGCCAACGCGGCGGCGCGCGGTCTGGGGGAGCGGCCGCCGCGCGGGACCGTCGACCCGCCGAGCACCGACCCGTTCGCGCTCGACCTGCGCAACGACCCCAAGCTCAAGGCCCTGTACTGGGACGCCGAGCAGCACGACGGCTACCAGCGGGACCGCGACGTCTTCGCGCCCGGGATCACGATCGAGGACAACATCTCGGCGCTGGTCGGCTACCGGGGCGGGCCGGTCATGAGCTACTCGCTCAACGCGCACAGCCCGTGGGAGGGCTACCGGGTGAGCGTCAACGGCACCGAGGGGCGCGCGGAGCTCGACGTCGTGGAGCGGGCCGCGGTGCTCGCGGGGCCGGACGGCCGCCTCGTCCTGGACGCGAGCTCGGTCGTCGACGACGTCGCCGACAGCGACCTGCGCCGGCACGGCGAGCGCCTGACGGTGCAGCGGCACTGGGAGAAGGCCGAGGAGGTCGAGATCGTCAACCAGCGCGGCGGCCACGGGGGCGGCGACGCGCTGCTGCTGCACGACGTCTTCCGCGGCACGGGCCCCGACCCGCTCGGGCGGCGCGCGGGCTACCTCGACGGCCTCCGCTCGGTCGCCGTCGGCCTCGCGGCGAACATCTCGATGGCGGAGTCCCGCCGCGTCGACGTCGCGGAGCTCGGCCTGCCCCTCTAG